The proteins below come from a single Limnobaculum xujianqingii genomic window:
- the mdtI gene encoding multidrug/spermidine efflux SMR transporter subunit MdtI — protein sequence MQQLEFYHIAFLGLAIVLEIIANIFLKLSNGFKRFWLGILSLVCVLGAFSSLAQAVKGMDLSIAYALWGGFGIAATIAAGWILFGQKLNARGWVGLLLLLLGMVILKLAV from the coding sequence ATGCAACAGCTTGAGTTTTACCATATTGCATTTTTGGGTCTGGCGATTGTACTGGAAATTATCGCTAATATATTTCTGAAACTCTCAAACGGTTTTAAGCGTTTTTGGTTAGGGATACTCTCATTAGTCTGTGTTTTAGGCGCTTTTAGCTCGCTGGCTCAGGCAGTCAAGGGAATGGATTTATCCATAGCCTATGCGTTATGGGGCGGTTTTGGGATTGCAGCAACGATTGCTGCCGGTTGGATTCTGTTTGGCCAGAAGCTAAATGCCAGAGGCTGGGTTGGATTACTGTTACTGCTGCTTGGGATGGTTATTCTTAAGTTAGCGGTTTGA
- the lpxM gene encoding lauroyl-Kdo(2)-lipid IV(A) myristoyltransferase (LpxM is lauroyl-Kdo(2)-lipid IV(A) myristoyltransferase, an enzyme characterized in Escherichia coli and involved in biosynthesis of the form of lipid A found in that species and some closely related species.), whose amino-acid sequence MQKQQRSNIEFIPLFKKSFFLPKYWGVWLGVGVMLLLAYVPVKIRNPMLGSLAKFAGRFVGRARRRARINLYYCFPELSEQQREEIIEQMFVTAVHSTMLMVEQSVRSPEFLMKRVRWHGDEQLDAIRASGRNVIFMVPHGWSVDIPAMMMAARGQPMAAMFHNQKNELVDWMWNTVRRRFGGRMHARQDGIKPFISSVRQGYWGYYLPDQDHGAEHSEFVDFFATYKATLPAVGRLMKVCHAAIVPLFPVYRSDEGILDIYINPEMSDIADADQHTIARRMNEEVEKLVRPNPEQYVWVLKFLKTRKEGDTEPYKRQDLWPKDK is encoded by the coding sequence ATGCAAAAACAACAGCGTTCAAATATTGAGTTTATTCCCTTATTTAAGAAGTCCTTCTTTCTACCTAAATATTGGGGAGTCTGGCTGGGAGTTGGCGTCATGCTTTTATTGGCCTATGTGCCAGTAAAAATTAGAAATCCAATGTTAGGCTCACTGGCTAAATTTGCCGGACGGTTTGTGGGCCGTGCCCGACGCCGTGCCCGAATCAATTTATATTATTGCTTTCCTGAGTTAAGCGAACAGCAGCGCGAAGAAATCATTGAGCAGATGTTTGTTACCGCCGTTCATTCCACCATGTTGATGGTGGAGCAGAGCGTACGCAGCCCGGAGTTTCTGATGAAGCGCGTGCGTTGGCATGGTGATGAGCAGCTGGATGCTATTCGTGCTTCCGGACGTAATGTGATTTTTATGGTGCCACATGGTTGGAGCGTAGATATTCCGGCAATGATGATGGCAGCGCGTGGTCAGCCAATGGCCGCCATGTTCCATAATCAGAAAAATGAACTGGTTGACTGGATGTGGAATACCGTACGTCGCCGTTTTGGTGGTCGTATGCATGCCCGTCAGGATGGTATTAAACCGTTTATCAGTTCAGTGCGTCAGGGCTACTGGGGATATTATCTGCCGGATCAGGACCACGGAGCTGAGCACAGTGAATTTGTTGATTTCTTTGCTACTTATAAAGCTACGTTGCCTGCGGTTGGCCGGTTAATGAAAGTATGTCATGCCGCGATTGTACCGCTATTCCCGGTTTACCGTTCTGATGAGGGTATTTTAGATATCTACATTAATCCGGAAATGAGCGATATTGCCGACGCAGACCAACATACTATTGCTCGCAGAATGAATGAAGAAGTCGAGAAACTGGTTCGTCCTAATCCAGAGCAGTATGTTTGGGTGCTTAAATTTTTGAAAACCAGAAAAGAGGGTGATACAGAGCCTTACAAACGCCAGGATCTGTGGCCAAAGGATAAGTAA
- the pgl gene encoding 6-phosphogluconolactonase — protein sequence MANLTNFPTTDDLNRRLAQQVVSELQKGIDTKGKASLVVSGGKTPLGLFKLLSQQPLAWEKVTITLADERWVDSNNDSSNEKLARENLLQEHAATAHFVSLKNESLTPFEGASGIEKSLKEIAKPFDVVILGMGDDGHTASLFPGAENLFPALDMKSKHLCMGMTPLTAPLDRLTLTLPALLNSRHIFLHLVGENKRAVYHQAQEGDDVNEMPVRAVIHQTHTPVDVFWSA from the coding sequence ATGGCAAACTTAACTAACTTCCCAACAACGGATGATTTAAATCGCCGCTTAGCGCAACAGGTGGTCTCTGAGTTGCAAAAAGGAATTGATACCAAGGGAAAAGCGAGTCTTGTAGTCTCCGGCGGTAAAACCCCGTTAGGTTTATTTAAATTGCTCAGTCAGCAGCCGTTGGCCTGGGAAAAGGTCACCATTACTTTGGCTGATGAACGTTGGGTGGACAGTAATAATGATTCCAGCAATGAAAAGTTGGCACGTGAAAACTTATTGCAGGAACATGCAGCTACGGCACATTTTGTCTCATTAAAGAATGAGAGTCTTACACCATTTGAGGGCGCGTCAGGGATTGAAAAATCACTGAAAGAGATAGCTAAGCCTTTTGATGTTGTGATTTTGGGTATGGGTGATGATGGGCATACGGCATCATTGTTTCCTGGTGCTGAGAATTTATTTCCGGCTCTGGATATGAAGTCTAAACATCTGTGTATGGGCATGACGCCATTAACAGCACCATTAGACCGATTAACGCTGACGCTACCTGCGCTACTAAACAGCCGCCATATTTTCCTGCATCTGGTAGGAGAGAATAAGCGTGCTGTTTACCATCAGGCACAGGAAGGGGATGACGTAAATGAAATGCCTGTCCGTGCGGTAATACACCAAACCCATACGCCAGTAGATGTGTTCTGGTCTGCATAA
- the pyk gene encoding pyruvate kinase, with product MSRRLRRTKIVTTLGPATDRDNNLEKIIAAGANVVRLNFSHGTPEDHQLRANKVREISAKLGKHVAILGDLQGPKIRVSTFKEGKVFLNVGDKFLLDANLSVGDGDKEKVGIDYKGLPADVVPGDILLLDDGRVQLKVLEVQGMKVFTEVTVGGPLSNNKGINKLGGGLSADALTEKDKADIITAAKINVDYLAVSFPRTGEDLNYARRLARDAGCNAKIVAKVERAEAVATDEAIDDIILASDSIMVARGDLGVEIGDPELVAVQKKLILRARQLNRTVITATQMMESMITNPMPTRAEVMDVANAVLDGTDAVMLSAETAAGQYPAETVAAMARVCVGAEKMPRLNISKHRMDVEFDNVEDTIALSTMYAANHLKGISAIIAMTESGRTALMMSRISSGLPIFAMSRHEQTLNLCALYRGVTPVMFTGDCDGLAAAMAATNQLRDRGFLMSGDLVIITQGDVMALVGSTNTCRILRIE from the coding sequence ATGTCCAGAAGGCTTAGAAGAACCAAAATTGTTACCACGTTAGGCCCTGCAACTGACCGTGACAATAACTTAGAAAAAATAATTGCCGCAGGTGCCAACGTAGTCCGCTTAAACTTCTCCCACGGAACCCCAGAAGATCACCAACTCCGCGCCAATAAAGTCCGAGAAATCTCAGCAAAATTAGGTAAACATGTCGCCATTTTAGGTGATTTGCAGGGGCCTAAAATCCGTGTATCTACCTTTAAAGAAGGTAAAGTATTTCTGAATGTAGGCGATAAATTTCTATTAGATGCCAACCTTTCTGTTGGTGATGGTGATAAAGAAAAAGTCGGTATCGACTATAAAGGCCTGCCTGCTGATGTTGTTCCTGGCGATATCCTGTTACTGGATGATGGTCGTGTACAGCTAAAAGTTCTCGAAGTTCAGGGAATGAAAGTATTTACCGAAGTCACTGTGGGTGGTCCGCTATCAAACAATAAAGGGATTAACAAACTGGGTGGAGGCCTCTCTGCCGATGCGTTAACCGAAAAAGATAAAGCAGACATCATCACCGCAGCAAAAATCAATGTAGATTATTTAGCCGTCTCTTTCCCTCGTACTGGCGAAGATTTGAATTATGCTCGCCGCCTGGCTCGCGATGCTGGCTGTAACGCTAAAATCGTTGCTAAAGTTGAACGTGCAGAGGCAGTTGCAACAGACGAAGCTATCGACGATATCATTCTGGCATCAGATTCTATCATGGTAGCCCGTGGCGATCTGGGAGTTGAAATTGGCGATCCGGAGTTGGTAGCGGTACAGAAAAAGCTGATCTTACGTGCCCGTCAACTAAACCGTACGGTTATCACTGCGACCCAAATGATGGAGTCAATGATTACCAACCCTATGCCAACCCGTGCTGAAGTCATGGACGTTGCCAACGCCGTACTGGATGGCACCGATGCCGTGATGCTTTCAGCAGAAACTGCTGCTGGTCAATACCCTGCGGAAACTGTCGCAGCCATGGCGCGTGTTTGCGTTGGCGCAGAAAAAATGCCTCGTCTGAACATATCCAAGCACCGTATGGACGTTGAGTTTGATAATGTTGAAGACACTATTGCGTTATCTACTATGTATGCAGCTAACCACCTGAAAGGCATTAGCGCCATTATCGCCATGACTGAATCGGGTCGTACTGCATTGATGATGTCTCGTATCAGCTCAGGCCTGCCGATTTTCGCTATGTCCCGTCATGAACAAACGCTGAATCTGTGCGCCCTTTATCGTGGCGTAACGCCGGTCATGTTCACCGGTGACTGTGATGGTCTGGCTGCGGCAATGGCTGCAACTAATCAGCTGCGCGATCGCGGTTTCCTGATGTCTGGCGATCTGGTTATCATTACTCAAGGTGACGTAATGGCACTGGTTGGTAGTACTAATACCTGTCGTATTCTGCGTATTGAGTGA
- a CDS encoding RidA family protein: protein MTIKRINPAKRWSDAVIYNDTIYYTSVPDNLDADVTAQTANVLADIDIMLSQLGSSKERILDVTIFLADRVDFASMNAAWDAWVPDGNAPVRCTVEAALMKPQYKVEIKIVAAC from the coding sequence ATGACAATTAAACGAATTAACCCTGCCAAACGCTGGTCTGATGCTGTGATTTATAACGATACGATTTACTATACCAGCGTACCTGACAATCTGGATGCCGACGTAACCGCTCAAACGGCTAACGTACTGGCAGATATCGATATCATGCTTAGCCAGTTGGGTTCCAGTAAAGAGCGCATTCTGGATGTCACCATCTTTTTAGCCGATCGGGTTGATTTTGCATCAATGAATGCCGCGTGGGACGCCTGGGTTCCGGATGGTAATGCACCAGTACGTTGTACGGTAGAAGCCGCATTAATGAAGCCACAATATAAAGTGGAAATTAAGATTGTTGCTGCTTGTTAG
- a CDS encoding bifunctional 4-hydroxy-2-oxoglutarate aldolase/2-dehydro-3-deoxy-phosphogluconate aldolase, giving the protein MKNWKVSAESILSDGPVVPVIVIKELKDAVPLAKALVAGGVRVLEVTLRTPCAMDAIRAIAKEVPEAIIGAGTVLNPQQLAEVAAAGGQFAISPGLTEPLLQAAVEGNMPLIPGISSVSELMLGMDYGLREFKFFPAEANGGVKALQAICSAISSVRFCPTGGITLNNCRDYLALPSVLCVGGSWLVPADAIAKGDFNRITELAREAVAHAKG; this is encoded by the coding sequence ATGAAAAACTGGAAAGTAAGCGCTGAAAGTATCCTGTCTGATGGACCGGTGGTTCCTGTTATTGTTATTAAGGAACTGAAAGATGCTGTTCCTCTGGCTAAGGCATTAGTCGCCGGTGGTGTTCGTGTACTGGAGGTAACTTTGCGTACTCCTTGTGCAATGGATGCTATTCGCGCTATCGCCAAAGAAGTGCCAGAAGCTATTATTGGCGCGGGTACGGTGTTGAATCCTCAGCAACTGGCTGAAGTTGCTGCCGCTGGCGGTCAATTCGCTATCAGCCCGGGTTTGACCGAGCCTCTGTTACAAGCAGCAGTTGAGGGCAATATGCCTTTAATTCCGGGAATCAGTAGCGTTTCTGAATTGATGCTGGGTATGGATTACGGTTTACGTGAGTTTAAATTCTTCCCGGCAGAAGCTAACGGTGGTGTAAAAGCGCTTCAGGCGATTTGTAGTGCGATCTCTTCCGTTCGCTTTTGTCCTACCGGTGGCATAACCCTGAACAACTGTCGTGACTATCTGGCATTGCCAAGTGTGCTGTGCGTAGGTGGTTCATGGTTAGTACCGGCAGATGCGATTGCGAAGGGTGATTTCAACCGTATTACTGAACTGGCTCGTGAAGCGGTAGCGCACGCTAAAGGTTAA
- the zwf gene encoding glucose-6-phosphate dehydrogenase, which yields MVDDSIAQACDLVIFGAKGDLARRKLLPSLYQLEKACHIHPDTRILGVGRAEWDKAAYTDVIEKALTTFMKEEIDPEVWKRLSARLDFCNLDVNDIPGYNQLGQMLDQTSRVTINYFAMPPNTFGAICRGLGEAGLNKFPSRVVMEKPLGTDLKSSQEINNQVAEYFDESQVYRIDHYLGKETVLNLLALRFANSLFSAKWDNTAIDHVQITVSEEVGIEGRWGYFDKAGQMRDMVQNHLLQILTMIAMSPPVDLSADRIRDEKVKVLRSLRRINHTNIREATVRGQYTAGFVQGQKVPGYLDEEGANKRSNTETFVSLRVDIDNWRWAGVPFYLRTGKRLPSKCSEVVIYFKNLPINLFRDSYQTLPPNTLTIRLQPDEGVDVQILNKVPGLDHKHRLQTTKLDLSFSDTFHEQHVADAYERLLLETMRGIQALFVRRDEVEEAWKWVDSIMEAWAADNEPPKPYQAGTWGPVASVAMITRDGRSWSEFE from the coding sequence ATGGTAGATGATTCGATAGCTCAAGCCTGTGATTTAGTCATTTTTGGCGCTAAAGGTGACCTGGCTCGCCGCAAGCTATTACCGTCACTTTATCAACTGGAAAAAGCCTGTCATATTCATCCGGATACTCGAATTTTAGGCGTTGGTCGCGCTGAGTGGGATAAGGCTGCCTATACTGACGTTATCGAAAAAGCGCTGACCACCTTCATGAAAGAAGAGATCGATCCAGAGGTTTGGAAACGATTAAGCGCACGTTTAGACTTCTGCAATCTGGATGTTAATGATATTCCTGGATATAACCAACTGGGCCAGATGCTCGATCAAACCAGCAGAGTTACCATCAACTATTTTGCTATGCCACCCAATACATTTGGTGCAATTTGCCGCGGTTTAGGTGAAGCAGGATTAAATAAATTCCCCAGCCGCGTTGTGATGGAAAAACCGCTGGGTACCGATTTAAAATCTTCTCAAGAAATTAATAATCAGGTGGCTGAGTATTTTGATGAATCTCAGGTTTACCGCATTGACCACTATTTAGGTAAAGAGACAGTTCTGAACCTGCTAGCACTGCGTTTTGCTAACTCCCTGTTCTCCGCGAAGTGGGATAATACTGCCATTGATCACGTTCAGATTACTGTTTCTGAAGAGGTCGGTATTGAGGGTCGCTGGGGCTACTTTGATAAAGCCGGGCAGATGCGTGATATGGTGCAGAATCACCTGTTACAGATTCTGACCATGATTGCGATGTCTCCTCCGGTGGATTTAAGCGCTGACCGTATTCGTGACGAAAAGGTTAAAGTGTTGCGTTCTCTGCGTCGTATCAATCATACCAATATTCGTGAAGCAACGGTCAGAGGCCAATATACCGCCGGGTTTGTTCAGGGACAAAAAGTTCCGGGCTATCTGGATGAAGAAGGCGCTAACAAGCGCAGTAATACCGAAACCTTTGTCTCTCTGCGAGTGGATATTGATAACTGGCGCTGGGCTGGCGTGCCGTTCTACCTGAGAACCGGTAAACGTTTGCCGTCCAAATGTTCAGAAGTGGTTATCTATTTCAAGAATCTGCCAATTAATCTGTTCCGGGATTCTTACCAAACATTGCCACCAAATACTTTAACCATTCGTCTTCAACCTGACGAAGGGGTTGATGTACAGATCCTGAATAAAGTACCAGGTCTGGACCATAAACACCGTCTGCAAACCACTAAGCTTGATCTGAGCTTCTCAGATACCTTCCACGAACAGCACGTAGCTGATGCCTATGAACGTTTATTGCTGGAAACTATGCGCGGTATTCAGGCTCTGTTTGTTCGCCGTGATGAGGTAGAAGAGGCGTGGAAATGGGTGGATTCTATTATGGAAGCCTGGGCTGCAGATAATGAACCACCAAAGCCGTATCAGGCAGGTACCTGGGGACCAGTAGCATCTGTTGCTATGATCACCCGTGATGGCCGCTCATGGAGCGAATTTGAATAA
- a CDS encoding MurR/RpiR family transcriptional regulator: MQRDINMLERIHQFRDSLSKSEQKVADAILAAPQTAIHSSIATLAKIANVSEPTVNRFCRRLNTKGFPDFKLALAQSLANGTPYVNRNVDENDTTDAFTYKIFESAVASLNMAKSSLDIIAINRAVNLLTQAKKISFFGYGASSVVAHDAMNKFFRFNVPVIYFDDIVMQRMSCMNSNQGDVVVLISHSGRTKSLVELADIASQNGATVIAITSQGTPLANAATLSILLDVPEDTDIYMPMVSRLAQLTIIDVLATGFTLRSSLARDNLKRVKDALKQSRFDKDR; this comes from the coding sequence ATGCAGCGGGATATAAATATGCTGGAAAGAATTCACCAATTTCGAGATTCATTAAGCAAATCAGAGCAAAAAGTTGCTGATGCTATTTTAGCTGCGCCACAAACTGCCATTCATTCCAGCATTGCTACCTTAGCTAAAATTGCCAACGTTAGCGAGCCAACCGTCAACCGTTTTTGCCGCAGGCTGAATACTAAAGGCTTCCCCGATTTTAAACTGGCACTGGCGCAAAGTCTGGCTAATGGAACGCCTTATGTAAATCGCAATGTAGATGAAAATGACACCACAGATGCCTTTACCTATAAAATTTTTGAATCTGCCGTTGCCAGTCTGAATATGGCGAAGAGCAGTCTTGACATTATAGCTATTAATCGGGCAGTTAACTTACTGACTCAAGCGAAAAAAATATCATTTTTTGGCTATGGTGCCTCCTCAGTTGTCGCGCACGATGCCATGAATAAATTTTTCAGATTCAACGTTCCGGTGATCTATTTTGATGACATCGTCATGCAGCGAATGAGCTGTATGAATTCCAATCAGGGCGATGTGGTAGTGTTAATTTCCCACAGCGGCAGAACCAAGAGTCTGGTCGAGCTGGCAGATATTGCCAGCCAAAACGGTGCTACTGTCATTGCCATTACTTCTCAAGGTACACCGCTGGCAAATGCTGCCACCCTTTCCATTTTGCTTGATGTTCCGGAAGATACCGACATTTATATGCCAATGGTTTCTCGTCTTGCTCAATTAACCATAATTGACGTATTGGCAACCGGATTCACTCTGCGCAGCAGTCTTGCCAGAGATAATCTGAAACGGGTTAAAGATGCGTTAAAACAATCTCGCTTTGATAAAGACCGTTAA
- the mepM gene encoding murein DD-endopeptidase MepM → MLQVVRTIALFYNNLPRPHKFTFGALLFLTWSMLVWQAAVYKPITESPLPLPTTTATDGSVSTDADDAEPMDQPTPDDEIPKDELDETTGDASTPNEYVVSNGDTLGSILTQFGMDASDIYLLANKNSALANLKIGQQLNWVLDDEGNLQSLTWVVSRRETRVYDRAENGFKETINTLKGEWKNAVVTGKMDGSFLVSARAAGLTNSEIRAVTKALQWQLDFRKLRNGDRFSVLLSREVLDGKNEQSQLIGVRMQSSGKDYYAIRSSDGKFYDREGSGLAKGFLRYPTPKQYKVTSAFNPRRLHPITRRVAPHKGVDFSMPIGSPVLAVGDGEVVVAKFSGAAGNYVAIRHGRQYSTRYMHLNKILVKPGQKVKRGDRIALSGNTGRSTGPHLHYELWVNELAVNPLTATLPRSDSLIGKDRSEYLAQVKEVIPQLHL, encoded by the coding sequence TAAACCGATAACGGAGTCGCCGCTTCCATTACCTACAACCACCGCAACCGATGGCAGCGTTTCAACCGATGCTGATGACGCTGAACCGATGGATCAGCCAACACCTGACGATGAAATTCCGAAGGATGAGTTGGATGAAACAACGGGCGATGCATCAACGCCGAATGAATACGTTGTTTCTAACGGTGATACCCTCGGCAGTATTCTGACCCAGTTTGGTATGGATGCTTCTGACATCTATTTACTGGCAAATAAGAACAGTGCGTTAGCTAACCTGAAAATTGGTCAGCAACTGAATTGGGTGCTGGATGATGAGGGTAATCTGCAATCTTTGACCTGGGTGGTTTCTCGTCGTGAAACGCGAGTATATGATCGCGCAGAGAACGGCTTTAAAGAGACAATCAATACTTTAAAAGGCGAATGGAAGAATGCGGTCGTAACCGGAAAAATGGATGGAAGCTTTCTGGTCAGCGCCAGAGCCGCAGGGTTAACTAATTCAGAAATTCGAGCCGTCACTAAAGCGCTTCAATGGCAACTGGATTTCCGTAAGTTACGCAATGGCGATCGTTTCTCGGTATTGCTTTCCAGAGAAGTATTGGATGGCAAAAATGAGCAAAGCCAACTGATTGGCGTAAGAATGCAAAGTTCCGGTAAAGATTATTACGCTATTCGTTCCAGCGACGGTAAATTCTACGATCGTGAAGGTTCCGGTTTAGCCAAAGGTTTCCTGCGTTACCCAACACCGAAGCAATATAAAGTGACATCAGCGTTTAACCCTCGTCGTCTGCATCCCATTACCCGGCGTGTAGCTCCGCATAAAGGGGTCGATTTCTCCATGCCGATCGGTTCTCCCGTTCTGGCGGTTGGTGATGGTGAAGTGGTCGTGGCCAAATTTAGTGGTGCGGCAGGTAACTATGTGGCGATTCGCCATGGTCGCCAGTACAGCACACGCTATATGCACTTGAATAAAATTCTGGTGAAACCGGGTCAGAAAGTTAAGCGGGGCGATCGCATTGCATTATCCGGTAATACTGGCCGTTCCACCGGGCCTCATCTGCATTATGAACTGTGGGTTAACGAGCTGGCAGTAAATCCATTAACCGCAACGCTCCCACGTTCGGATTCACTGATCGGTAAGGATCGTTCAGAATACCTTGCCCAGGTTAAAGAAGTTATTCCACAACTTCATCTCTGA
- the mdtJ gene encoding multidrug/spermidine efflux SMR transporter subunit MdtJ, which yields MIYWLLLLMAIITEVIGTLSMKYASETGSIYGHIIMYMMITISYLLLSLSIKRVALGVAYALWEGVGVLLITAFSVLLFGEEISVVKAVGLAVLLLGIILIKSGTQKPNKPTGKSQPKIVEKHHATA from the coding sequence ATGATTTATTGGCTGCTTTTATTAATGGCTATTATTACTGAAGTTATTGGTACTCTATCGATGAAATATGCCAGCGAAACGGGAAGTATTTATGGGCATATTATTATGTATATGATGATTACCATCTCTTATCTTTTATTGTCGCTTTCGATTAAACGTGTTGCATTAGGCGTGGCCTATGCGCTATGGGAAGGGGTTGGGGTTTTATTGATAACGGCATTCAGCGTGTTGTTGTTCGGGGAAGAGATTTCGGTAGTTAAAGCGGTTGGTCTGGCAGTACTTCTGCTGGGTATCATATTGATTAAGTCAGGTACACAGAAACCAAACAAACCGACAGGGAAATCACAGCCCAAAATAGTGGAGAAACATCATGCAACAGCTTGA
- a CDS encoding ATP-dependent DNA helicase: protein MADDFAPKGALAQAIKGFKPREPQRVMAKAITQAIKKKQELVVEAGTGTGKTYAYLVPAIRSKRKVIISTGSKALQDQLFARDLPTVATALEFNGKLALLKGRSNYLCLERMEQQSMTGGELTNSTLNDLVNLRRWSSSTVDGDVSTCTQVAEDSYIWPLVTSTNDNCLGSDCPYYKECFVVKARRRAMDADLVVVNHHLFLADIVVKETGFAELIPNADVMIFDEAHQLPDIASQYFGQQVTSRQLLDLAKDIIIAYRTEVRDMAQLQKSADRLTQSTQDFRLALGEPGFRGNLRDVLEQPAIQRALLLVDDALTLCYDVIKMALGRSALLDAAFERATQYRARLDRLKDVTIPGYSYWYECGARHFVLALTPLSVSDKFRDLMDEKKGSWIFTSATLSVNDSLDHFSQRLGLEKAESLILASPFDYETQALLCVPRFLPSPNQYGGAKQLAAMLQPLIEANDGRCFFLCTSHQMMRDLTEAFRESMTLPVLMQGETSKGKLLSQFVDSGNALLVATNSFWEGVDVRGDALSCVIIDKLPFTSPDDPLLKARIEDCRLRGGDPFNDVQLPDAVITLKQGVGRLIRDTDDRGVIVICDSRLVMRPYGAIFLNSLPPAPRTRDLTKAIEFLHQRSKSDVE from the coding sequence TTGGCAGATGATTTCGCACCCAAAGGTGCATTAGCTCAGGCAATTAAAGGTTTTAAGCCGCGTGAACCGCAGCGTGTAATGGCCAAAGCTATCACTCAGGCAATCAAGAAAAAACAGGAACTGGTGGTGGAAGCAGGTACCGGCACGGGAAAAACCTATGCTTATCTGGTGCCGGCAATACGTTCTAAACGTAAGGTTATCATCTCAACCGGCTCAAAAGCCTTGCAAGACCAACTGTTTGCTCGTGACTTGCCAACGGTAGCTACCGCACTGGAATTTAACGGTAAGCTGGCGCTGTTGAAAGGGCGTTCTAATTATCTGTGTCTTGAGCGCATGGAACAGCAGTCAATGACCGGTGGAGAACTGACGAATTCAACCCTCAACGATCTGGTGAATTTGCGCCGTTGGTCATCCAGCACCGTAGATGGTGATGTCAGCACCTGTACTCAGGTGGCTGAAGATAGTTATATCTGGCCTCTGGTCACCAGTACTAATGACAATTGTTTAGGTAGCGACTGCCCATATTATAAAGAGTGTTTTGTGGTCAAAGCTCGCCGTCGGGCGATGGATGCGGATCTGGTGGTGGTTAACCATCACCTGTTTTTAGCTGACATTGTGGTGAAAGAGACCGGTTTTGCTGAGCTGATCCCGAATGCCGATGTCATGATTTTTGACGAGGCCCATCAATTGCCAGATATTGCCAGTCAATATTTTGGTCAGCAGGTTACCAGTCGTCAGCTACTGGATTTGGCAAAAGATATTATTATCGCTTACCGCACTGAAGTGCGGGATATGGCACAGTTACAAAAAAGCGCCGATCGTTTAACTCAAAGTACTCAGGATTTTCGGCTGGCACTGGGAGAACCTGGCTTCAGAGGCAATCTGCGGGATGTACTGGAGCAACCAGCTATTCAGCGAGCGCTGCTGTTAGTCGATGATGCGCTTACCTTGTGCTATGACGTAATCAAAATGGCGCTCGGCCGCTCGGCCTTACTGGATGCCGCCTTTGAAAGAGCCACTCAGTATCGTGCGCGCCTCGACCGTTTGAAAGATGTCACTATTCCCGGCTATAGCTATTGGTACGAATGCGGTGCCCGTCATTTTGTATTGGCCCTGACGCCGCTTTCCGTATCGGATAAATTCCGTGATTTAATGGACGAAAAGAAGGGTAGTTGGATTTTTACTTCAGCAACGCTTTCTGTAAATGATTCTCTCGATCACTTCAGTCAACGCTTAGGATTGGAAAAGGCAGAAAGTTTAATTCTTGCCAGTCCGTTTGATTATGAAACGCAGGCATTGCTGTGTGTACCGCGTTTTCTACCATCGCCAAATCAGTACGGCGGGGCGAAACAACTGGCGGCAATGCTGCAACCGCTTATTGAAGCCAACGATGGCCGCTGTTTCTTTTTATGTACTTCACATCAAATGATGCGTGACTTAACGGAGGCCTTCCGTGAGAGCATGACCTTACCGGTACTAATGCAGGGAGAAACCAGCAAAGGCAAACTGCTTTCTCAGTTTGTTGATTCCGGCAATGCATTACTGGTGGCAACCAACAGTTTCTGGGAAGGGGTGGATGTACGCGGTGATGCGCTCTCTTGCGTCATAATAGATAAGCTCCCGTTTACCTCACCGGATGACCCATTGCTTAAGGCTCGCATTGAAGACTGTCGCCTGCGTGGCGGTGATCCTTTTAATGACGTTCAGCTTCCGGATGCAGTTATTACCTTGAAACAAGGGGTAGGACGACTGATTCGTGATACTGACGATCGTGGCGTTATTGTCATTTGTGATAGTCGATTAGTGATGCGTCCTTACGGAGCTATTTTCCTTAACAGCCTGCCACCGGCTCCCAGAACCCGTGATTTGACCAAAGCGATTGAGTTTCTTCATCAACGATCAAAGTCTGATGTTGAATAA